The Pseudomonas sp. R4-35-07 genome contains a region encoding:
- a CDS encoding YebC/PmpR family DNA-binding transcriptional regulator, giving the protein MAGHSKWANIKHRKERQDAKKGKIFTKWIRELTVAARQGGGDPGSNPRLRLALDKALGANMSRDIIDRAVARGAGAADTDDMVELTYEGYGPGGVAVMVECMTDNRNRTAAAVRHAFSKCGGNLGTDGSVAYLFERKGQITFAAGTDEDALMEAAMEADADDVVTNEDGSIDVFTSFASFYAVRNALEAAGFKGTDAEIVMLPTTSAELDLDGAQKVLKLLDMLEDLDDVQNVYSNADIPESVAEQLS; this is encoded by the coding sequence ATGGCTGGCCATTCCAAGTGGGCGAACATCAAGCACCGCAAAGAGCGTCAGGATGCCAAGAAAGGCAAGATCTTCACCAAGTGGATCCGCGAGCTGACCGTCGCCGCCCGCCAGGGTGGCGGTGACCCGGGCTCCAACCCGCGTCTGCGTCTGGCGCTGGACAAGGCGCTCGGCGCCAACATGAGCCGTGACATCATCGACCGCGCCGTGGCCCGTGGCGCCGGCGCCGCCGACACCGACGACATGGTCGAGTTGACCTACGAAGGCTATGGGCCAGGCGGCGTGGCGGTGATGGTCGAATGCATGACCGATAACCGCAACCGTACCGCAGCTGCGGTGCGCCACGCGTTCAGCAAGTGCGGCGGCAACCTGGGTACCGACGGTTCGGTGGCCTACCTGTTCGAGCGCAAGGGGCAGATTACCTTTGCGGCCGGCACGGATGAAGACGCGCTGATGGAAGCCGCGATGGAGGCGGATGCCGACGATGTGGTCACAAACGAAGACGGCTCCATCGACGTGTTCACCTCGTTCGCCAGCTTCTACGCGGTGCGCAATGCCTTGGAGGCGGCTGGTTTCAAAGGTACCGACGCGGAAATCGTGATGCTGCCGACCACCAGCGCCGAACTGGACCTGGACGGTGCGCAAAAAGTGTTGAAGCTGCTGGATATGCTCGAAGACCTGGACGACGTGCAAAACGTGTATTCGAACGCCGACATTCCGGAATCCGTGGCCGAACAGCTAAGCTGA